The Streptomyces sp. JB150 genomic interval CGGTGAGGTCGCCGGGGAGGCGGCGCGCGAGGCCGCGCGGCTCGCGGCCCGTGGCGGCGCGGTGTGCGCGGCGGCGGCCGTGGACACCGCCCGCTGGGAGCTGGTCCTCTTCTCGCTCTGGGCGGACGACACACCGGAGGCGGACGGTGACGTGTTCCGGGTGCTGCATCTGTCGGCGCCCGAGCGGGCGCGGCTGCCGCGGGGCCGGCAGTGGTGAGCCGCGTCCGCACGGTGCTCGGGGACGTGCTCCCCGGGCAGCTCGGCGTCTGCGACGCGCACGACCATCTCTTCCTGACCAGCCCGCGCCTGCCGGGCCAGGAGCTGCGGGACGTGTCCGCGGCCCGCGCGGAGCTGGCCGCGTTCCGCGCGGTGGGCGGCGGCAGCGTGGTGCAGTGGACGCCGTACGGCATGGGACGGCGCGCGGCCGAACTGCCGGGGCTGTCCCGGGAGACGGGGGTGCACGTGGTGGCGGCGACGGGACTGCACCAGGCCGCGCACTACGACGACGCCACGCTGGGCGGGCTCCGCGACCGGCTCGCGGAGGTCTTCGTCGCCGAACTCACCGAGGGCATCGGCACATCCGGGGTGCGAGCGGGGCTGATCAAGGTGGCGGGCGGGTTCCACGCCGTCGACGCGCACGCCCGCTGGACCATGGCCGCCGCGGCCGAGGCGCACCACGCGACCGGTGCGACCGTCGCCGTCCACCTGGAGCTGGGCACGGGCGCGCTCGACGTACTGGACCTGCTGTGCGACGAGCTGGGTGTGCCGCCGCACCGGGTGGTCCTGGGGCACCTCAACCGCTCGCCCGACCCGGTCGTCCACCGCCAGGCCGCCGAGTCGGGCGCCTACTTGGGCTTCGACGGCCCGTCGCGGGCCCATCACGCCACGGACTGGCGGATGCCGGACACCGTACGGCGACTGGCCGACGCCGGGTTCGCCGACCGGCTGCTGCTCGGCGGGGACACCACGACGTCCGCCGGCCGCTCGGTGCACGGCGGGCCCGGTATGCCGTATCTGCTGCGCCGGGTGCGGCCGAGGCTGGCGGCCGAGCTGGGGGCGGAGCTGGTCACGCGGATGCTCACGGAGAATCCCGGGCGGGCGTTCGCGGTGGACTGGGCCTGCTGAGCGCTCCGCCGCGCCGCGTGGCCCGATCTTGTCGGCCGCTGTCCCGCCGGGGTGTTCAACGGCGCGGCGGGCGCCCCGAGGATGAGGATCTTCGGCCACGGGGGTCCGGGCGGGAGAGGGGGGACGGGGCATGGCCCTGGAGATGCGCGAGGGGTGCGAGCGGTGCGGAACGGCGGCGTTGCCGCCGGACGGGCCGGCCCTCGTCTGCTCGTACGAGTGCACGTTCTGCGCGTCGTGCGGCGCCGCCCTGCGGGGCATCTGCCCCAACTGCGGCGGGGAGCTGGTGGCCAGACCGCGCCGGGCGGTGGCCGGTCAGGGCAGGCCGCGAACTGTCGCCACACCGGCCATACTTGACCGGTCGTTCTCGAATCGCCTAGGGTCACGGTATGGCGAGGAGCAAGGAATTCGACCCGGACGCCGTTCTGCAGTCGGCCCTCGAACTGTTCTGGCAGCGCGGGTACGAGGCGACGTCCATGGCGGACCTCGTCGAGCACCTCGGGATCGGACGCGCCAGCATCTACGCCACCTTCGGCAACAAGCGCGATCTGTACCTGAAGGCGCTCGACCGGTACGGCGAGTCGCAGAACCCCACGCTCCTGCGCGAGCTGTCCCAGCCGGGTCCCGCGCTGCCCGCCGTGCGCACGGTCGTGCGGCGGTTCGCGGCCGAGGCCATGGACGACGCCCGCCGCGCGGCCGGGTGTTTCGTCACCAACACGGCGGCGGAGCTGGCCCCGCACGACACCGCCGCGGCCCGGCGGGTCGAGCTGAGCTGGGAGCACCTGGAGACCCTGCTGCACTCGGCACTGGTGCGCGCCCAGGCCCAGGGCGAGCTGGCCGAGGAGCGCGATCCGCGGGCGCTGGCCCGGTTGCTGCTGGTGCTGATGCAGGGGC includes:
- a CDS encoding TetR/AcrR family transcriptional regulator, with the translated sequence MARSKEFDPDAVLQSALELFWQRGYEATSMADLVEHLGIGRASIYATFGNKRDLYLKALDRYGESQNPTLLRELSQPGPALPAVRTVVRRFAAEAMDDARRAAGCFVTNTAAELAPHDTAAARRVELSWEHLETLLHSALVRAQAQGELAEERDPRALARLLLVLMQGLRVVGKASSDPARVRDAAEQALALLD
- a CDS encoding phosphotriesterase, giving the protein MSRVRTVLGDVLPGQLGVCDAHDHLFLTSPRLPGQELRDVSAARAELAAFRAVGGGSVVQWTPYGMGRRAAELPGLSRETGVHVVAATGLHQAAHYDDATLGGLRDRLAEVFVAELTEGIGTSGVRAGLIKVAGGFHAVDAHARWTMAAAAEAHHATGATVAVHLELGTGALDVLDLLCDELGVPPHRVVLGHLNRSPDPVVHRQAAESGAYLGFDGPSRAHHATDWRMPDTVRRLADAGFADRLLLGGDTTTSAGRSVHGGPGMPYLLRRVRPRLAAELGAELVTRMLTENPGRAFAVDWAC